One window of the Candidatus Cloacimonadota bacterium genome contains the following:
- a CDS encoding T9SS type A sorting domain-containing protein, which produces MKKHSLILFLVLQSALAIAFPARINSWNVDRDLKTLNAHNINVDNVNRATGTIVVYLRDDSEMALLLDEGFSAEKLPDLARENAARLHQNSSKDAPKDDYYTITQYNQFMLDTAAQYPNICSLSQIGTSVQGRPLYFMKITDNPSLEEAEPEFKFISSIHGDEVVGYDMCIRLIQLLTSEYGNNTRISNLVNNTEIWICPMLNPDGFVLGQRFNATGIDLNRNFPMPFGGNQHPDGNPWAHETIAVMDFGNLHNFVLSANYHGGALVANYPWDYTFALAPDNALLIEAALTYARHNLPMYNSTEFNQGITNGAEWYVITGSMQDWNYGFTDCMDITLEISNNKWPPASQLPTFWAQNQESMLSFMEFAQRGIHGLVTSQSGSPLSATITVQGNAKVMHTDPAVGDFHRLLLPGTYTVTASAPGYLPQTVDITVPVSGSVEYNFVLDEAQAVDLIGQLRDIDGFGIPGVSVSIDTVPASNATADALGCFVFSGIPEGQYHITFRSGNQLVHEQDILLTMFNNRLVFVQIEPQQSFYDSCESITNWTANGPWAAVTHMGESVITDSPSGNYANNTLRILRITNPISLQNIIEPTLSFKAVYDLENGYDFVLVQASTTTSNWTELGRITGTQADWQDFSYSLQQFSGQNVYIRFALDSDWSVNGDGIYLDDITVAGIGADQIVFGDVDSDGLISVKDAQAVIDYTVGFDPLPDIDSLPWSTERVTAADVDLSLVLDSKDAWLIGQYLYDPEFRFQAQSGEEAVLPSVSLNAEHIDDPSFIYYVVSGTPAGEFYCIDWQLLPQDGVTNSEVTPSGDIFDGISAFNPHLLKYAHAQLGGSGNLSFAFAYNTSLPGINLAYSVNGQSDVLNLPSSVANEDLVEPPAVFVLQQNYPNPFNPSTRIEFSLPKDQEAWLGIYNTRGQLMKTLLNGQTAKGSHQTVWNGLDDNGLPVASGIYLCKLVSGGKSQVRKMILMK; this is translated from the coding sequence ATGAAAAAACACTCACTCATCCTCTTTCTGGTGTTGCAGAGCGCGCTGGCCATTGCCTTTCCAGCCCGGATCAATAGCTGGAATGTTGACAGGGACCTAAAGACCCTCAACGCGCATAATATCAACGTGGACAATGTGAACCGTGCCACCGGGACCATCGTTGTCTATTTAAGGGACGACAGCGAAATGGCACTGTTGTTGGATGAGGGTTTCTCGGCTGAGAAACTTCCAGATTTGGCGCGGGAAAACGCCGCCCGCCTGCATCAGAACAGCTCCAAAGACGCACCCAAAGATGATTATTACACCATCACCCAATACAATCAGTTCATGCTGGATACCGCCGCGCAGTATCCCAACATCTGCTCCCTGAGCCAGATAGGAACCTCTGTGCAGGGCAGGCCGCTTTACTTTATGAAGATTACGGACAATCCCTCCCTCGAGGAAGCTGAGCCAGAGTTCAAATTCATCTCTTCCATCCACGGCGATGAAGTTGTGGGCTACGATATGTGCATCCGCCTGATCCAACTGCTCACCTCCGAATACGGCAATAATACCAGAATCTCAAATCTAGTGAACAACACCGAGATCTGGATTTGCCCGATGCTGAATCCAGACGGATTCGTGCTGGGGCAACGCTTCAACGCAACGGGGATCGACCTTAACCGCAATTTTCCCATGCCTTTCGGAGGGAACCAGCATCCCGACGGCAACCCCTGGGCGCATGAAACCATAGCCGTGATGGACTTTGGCAACCTGCACAACTTCGTGCTTTCAGCAAATTATCACGGCGGAGCGCTGGTGGCGAACTACCCTTGGGATTACACCTTCGCACTTGCCCCCGACAACGCTCTGCTGATCGAAGCCGCGCTTACCTACGCCCGCCACAACCTGCCCATGTACAACAGCACGGAATTTAACCAGGGCATCACTAACGGAGCTGAATGGTATGTCATCACCGGCTCCATGCAGGATTGGAACTATGGCTTCACCGACTGCATGGACATAACCTTGGAGATTAGCAACAACAAATGGCCGCCAGCATCGCAACTGCCAACTTTCTGGGCGCAAAATCAGGAATCGATGCTGAGCTTTATGGAGTTCGCCCAACGCGGCATTCACGGCCTTGTTACTTCGCAGTCTGGAAGCCCGCTGAGCGCCACAATCACGGTTCAGGGCAACGCCAAGGTGATGCACACCGATCCCGCTGTGGGAGACTTTCACCGCTTGTTATTGCCTGGGACTTATACTGTTACGGCCTCCGCTCCGGGCTACCTGCCTCAAACTGTGGATATCACTGTGCCTGTCTCAGGTTCTGTTGAATACAACTTTGTGCTTGACGAAGCCCAGGCAGTTGACCTCATAGGTCAGCTTAGGGACATAGACGGCTTTGGAATACCCGGAGTGAGTGTGAGCATTGATACTGTGCCAGCCAGCAACGCAACCGCCGATGCCCTGGGCTGCTTCGTTTTCAGCGGCATCCCCGAGGGGCAGTATCATATAACTTTTAGGTCTGGAAACCAGTTGGTGCACGAACAGGACATCCTGCTCACGATGTTTAACAACCGTCTTGTTTTTGTGCAAATCGAACCGCAGCAAAGCTTTTACGACTCCTGCGAAAGCATCACCAACTGGACCGCCAACGGCCCTTGGGCAGCGGTGACCCACATGGGTGAGAGCGTGATAACAGATTCACCCTCTGGTAATTACGCCAATAATACTCTAAGAATACTTCGCATCACTAATCCTATCTCCTTGCAAAATATAATTGAACCAACGCTTAGCTTCAAGGCTGTTTACGATCTTGAAAACGGCTACGATTTCGTGCTGGTGCAGGCTTCGACCACTACCTCCAACTGGACGGAGCTGGGCCGGATTACCGGCACCCAGGCTGACTGGCAGGATTTCAGCTATTCCCTGCAGCAATTCTCAGGTCAGAATGTTTACATCCGCTTTGCTTTGGATTCTGACTGGAGCGTGAACGGCGATGGCATCTACCTCGATGATATAACCGTGGCTGGCATTGGGGCAGACCAGATTGTTTTTGGCGACGTGGACAGCGACGGGCTGATCAGTGTGAAGGACGCCCAGGCCGTGATCGATTACACTGTTGGTTTTGATCCCCTGCCCGATATCGACTCCCTGCCTTGGTCAACGGAACGGGTAACCGCTGCGGATGTTGACCTGAGCCTGGTTTTGGATTCCAAGGACGCCTGGTTGATAGGTCAGTATTTGTATGACCCAGAGTTCCGCTTTCAAGCCCAGAGTGGGGAAGAGGCTGTTTTGCCGTCCGTATCGCTGAATGCAGAGCATATCGACGACCCAAGTTTCATATATTATGTGGTGAGTGGAACTCCGGCAGGAGAGTTTTATTGCATAGACTGGCAACTGCTTCCCCAGGATGGCGTTACGAATTCGGAGGTCACCCCAAGCGGGGACATTTTCGACGGTATTTCAGCGTTCAACCCCCATCTGTTGAAATACGCCCATGCGCAGCTTGGAGGCAGCGGAAACCTGAGTTTCGCTTTTGCTTACAACACTTCCCTGCCTGGAATAAACCTTGCTTACAGCGTCAACGGCCAGTCCGATGTGCTGAATTTGCCATCCAGCGTGGCTAATGAAGACTTGGTAGAGCCTCCGGCTGTTTTTGTCCTTCAGCAGAATTATCCCAATCCCTTCAATCCGAGCACCCGGATCGAATTTTCCCTGCCTAAAGACCAAGAGGCCTGGCTGGGTATCTACAACACCCGCGGGCAGTTAATGAAAACATTGCTTAATGGACAGACGGCCAAGGGCAGCCATCAAACAGTCTGGAATGGACTGGACGACAATGGCCTGCCTGTGGCTAGCGGCATTTACCTCTGCAAACTTGTAAGTGGCGGCAAAAGCCAGGTCCGTAAAATGATCCTGATGAAATGA
- a CDS encoding MBOAT family protein, with translation MLFYPFVVKKIKVRTWYLMLASLYFYYKTSGVFVLLLVITAGINYLIGFGLENSKSQGRRRLLIALSVIWNLGSLGYYKYSNFLIDTINGLFGGNLPALDIFLPVGISFFTFQTMSYTLDIFYRKLKPVNSFADFLFFVSFFPQLVAGPILRASWFIPQINKQLSLNKEQVAKALLLIFTGLVKKGVIADYISINFVDRVFDNPALYSGLENLLALYGYSLQVYCDFSGYSDIAIGLATMMGFELQPNFNSPYRASSLGDFWRRWHISLSTWLRDYLYIPLGGSRKGKVRTYVNLMITMVLGGLWHGASWNFVLWGALNGVGLCMDRFVHNIFWPRSKDKSAPPRQTPLLLKILGILFTFNFITFTRIFFRSRTFDDALTMMERIFTNLNPRLLFIWLQEYQVVAALIAIGYLLHWLPKKFKTGVEGFLQKSPVPAQAFYLAVVIWVLFQFRSADIQPFIYFQF, from the coding sequence ATGCTCTTCTACCCCTTTGTGGTGAAGAAAATCAAGGTTCGCACCTGGTATTTGATGCTGGCCTCGCTCTACTTCTATTACAAGACCAGCGGCGTCTTTGTGCTGCTGCTTGTGATCACCGCCGGCATCAACTACCTCATCGGTTTTGGCCTGGAAAACTCCAAAAGCCAGGGCCGGCGAAGGCTGCTGATCGCACTCAGCGTGATTTGGAACCTCGGTTCCCTGGGCTATTACAAGTATTCCAATTTCCTCATCGATACGATAAACGGCCTTTTCGGAGGCAATCTGCCCGCCCTGGATATTTTCCTGCCCGTGGGGATATCCTTCTTCACCTTCCAAACGATGAGCTACACCCTGGACATATTCTACCGGAAACTGAAGCCTGTAAACAGCTTTGCCGATTTCCTCTTCTTCGTGTCCTTCTTCCCCCAGTTGGTGGCGGGGCCGATTCTCCGCGCTTCCTGGTTCATTCCCCAGATTAACAAACAACTCTCCCTGAACAAGGAACAGGTTGCCAAGGCCCTGCTGCTCATCTTCACCGGACTGGTGAAAAAAGGTGTCATTGCCGATTATATCAGCATTAACTTCGTTGACCGCGTTTTCGACAACCCTGCCCTTTATTCCGGACTGGAGAACCTTCTGGCCCTCTATGGCTATTCCCTGCAGGTCTATTGCGATTTCAGCGGATATTCGGATATCGCCATCGGCCTGGCCACAATGATGGGTTTCGAGCTTCAGCCAAACTTCAATTCACCCTACCGCGCCTCATCCCTGGGCGATTTTTGGCGCCGCTGGCATATATCTCTCAGCACCTGGCTGCGCGATTACCTCTATATCCCCCTTGGAGGCAGCCGCAAAGGGAAAGTGCGAACCTATGTGAACCTCATGATCACCATGGTGCTGGGCGGCCTCTGGCACGGCGCTTCCTGGAATTTCGTGCTTTGGGGCGCGCTCAACGGAGTTGGCCTCTGCATGGACAGATTCGTGCACAACATCTTCTGGCCCCGCTCCAAAGACAAAAGCGCCCCGCCGCGCCAAACCCCGCTTCTGCTCAAGATCCTGGGCATTCTCTTCACTTTTAACTTCATCACCTTCACCCGGATATTCTTCCGCAGCCGCACTTTTGACGACGCCCTCACCATGATGGAGCGCATTTTTACAAACCTCAATCCGCGCTTGTTGTTCATCTGGCTTCAGGAGTACCAGGTGGTGGCAGCCCTCATCGCCATTGGCTATCTGCTCCACTGGCTGCCCAAGAAGTTCAAAACAGGCGTTGAAGGCTTTCTGCAAAAGAGCCCGGTGCCAGCCCAGGCCTTCTATCTGGCCGTGGTGATATGGGTTCTCTTCCAGTTCCGCTCCGCCGACATCCAGCCCTTCATCTATTTCCAGTTCTAA